atattatttttagagtAACGTCACTGTTACGTACAGATGCATTACATCTTGATAATTTACCAATATGGTATGAGATATACAAAGCCCATCCTCCAAAATATGAACCAAATTTTAGTAGAAAACCATCAAcaatgaatatacaaaaaatattttatgaggAAGATCTTATAAGAGCgtaagtaaaatttcaaattatatgtaaatagttgtaaaatatatatttatcatcaCCATGTACTTGTAacatacatttacatttcaaatgtgtaattttgtagaaaatttcacaaaGATGTATCACTACCTATTATAGATATGAAAGAAGATAAGATTACCCAAACTCAAATC
The DNA window shown above is from Bombus pyrosoma isolate SC7728 linkage group LG7, ASM1482585v1, whole genome shotgun sequence and carries:
- the LOC122569146 gene encoding probable 28S ribosomal protein S23, mitochondrial, which translates into the protein MAQSRTERIGTIFTRVTSLLRTDALHLDNLPIWYEIYKAHPPKYEPNFSRKPSTMNIQKIFYEEDLIRAKFHKDVSLPIIDMKEDKITQTQIFLTIYDCLLQGGVKKEEAYEKALKSYKTIFTTQRSSASITTSSKVPPHKNIEHNKEQQT